Proteins from a single region of Hordeum vulgare subsp. vulgare chromosome 6H, MorexV3_pseudomolecules_assembly, whole genome shotgun sequence:
- the LOC123405452 gene encoding uncharacterized protein LOC123405452: MAASPSLHAPRLLPLLPNPASSLALPRRWPRRRLATAKAQAVPPSRNGSSVGTDWCPVPPEQRPVNEYEALAAGDLVLYCSRLAFTGAAFAHFIGLPVAATGGRGGAGSDALPLALGATGCGILAVTLAVVRMYLGWAYVGNRTRWLSLVVEDFCSRMGGDRGKEQPETFPLQLTPTWIAVLTPS; encoded by the coding sequence ATGGCCGCCTCGCCCTCCCTCCACGCCCCCCGCCTCCTCCCGCTCCTCCCGAACCCCGCCTCGAGCCTCGCCCTGCCCCGGCGCTGGCCGCGGAGGCGCCTCGCGACGGCGAAGGCGCAGGCGGTGCCGCCATCGCGGAACGGCAGCTCGGTGGGGACGGATTGGTGCCCAGTGCCCCCGGAGCAGCGGCCCGTGAACGAGTACGAGGCGCTGGCGGCGGGGGACCTGGTGCTCTACTGCTCCCGCCTCGCCTTCACGGGGGCCGCCTTCGCGCACTTCATCGGCCTCCCCGTCGCGGCCACCGGCGGCCGCGGGGGCGCCGGCAGCGACGCCCTGCCCCTCGCGCTCGGGGCAACCGGCTGCGGCATCCTCGCCGTCACGCTCGCCGTCGTGCGGATGTACCTCGGCTGGGCCTACGTCGGGAACCGCACGCGCTGGCTGTCGCTGGTGGTGGAGGATTTCTGTTCTAGAATGGGAGGAGATCGGGGGAAAGAACAACCTGAGACATTCCCCCTGCAGTTGACTCCGACGTGGATCGCTGTGTTGACGCCGTCATGA